TGGATATACCAACAAACCAATTCCTTATGTAACACTAGGTTACGATTTTTGAGAAAAACGATCAGTATAAAAACGAAAAATACGGTTATAAAGGTGGCATGAGAGCGATTCTCCTGCCATTTTTAGTTTTTATAAACACTAGCAAAAAGTACTAAAATCAGTTTTAATGAACACACATCATACGTTAGTCAGAATTTACTTTTCTGCCATTCTTTTACTATCCGGCTTGTCAGGGGCATTTGGCCAGCGTGAAGTCTTATATGAGCAATATGTTCAAAATCCGATGGCGATCAATCCGGGATTCACGGGAGTGAGGGAAGATTTCAATATGACAGCCATGTTCAGAAGGAAATGGTTCAATATCCAGAATTCACCTTCCAGTCAGACCTTTGCGGCCGATGGAACCTTTGCCAACGGTAAGTTTGGCGTCGGTTTTCAGGCATTGAATGATCAGACCAGCTATTTTACCACCACCGGTTTCTCCGCGTCTTTCGCATTTCACCTCGGTTTGTCAGATCAATGGAAACTGGGGTTGGGAGCGCAGGGCGGTATTAATGTACTTCCTGTTTCGGACCTTTATAATAGTACCAACCGGGCATTGGGAAGTTTTGGGCTGGGTGCGTGGCTGCGCTCTGATAAGTTGTATCTGGGAATCTCCAAGCCTGAGCTCTTATCCCAAAAATTTGGAAATCAGGCAATCAATAACTTTTACAGGAGACCGTTGTACATCATGGCTGGCGGGAGTTACAACCTCAGTACCGATGTGATGTTACTGCCGCACATCCTCGCCATTCAGGAGAAGGACCACAAAATCAGGGTTGATTTTGGGTCCCGTTTCTGGTTCAAGGAAAAGGTAGGGATCGGGGCTTCCTACAGGGTTGGTGGCGGATATAATTCATTTTCCGCAAATGTGGATTATTTACAGATATCCGTCGAAGCCCAGGCAGGCAGAAATGTGCGGCTGGGCTACTTTTACAGTACCCGGCAAGTGGAACAGATTTATGCATCCTATTCGGGCCCGAAAGGGATACACGAGCTGATGCTTAAATTTATTCCAAACCCGAAAGGTTTTCAGAAATATTGATGCGATTGAAGGGTTGGAAAATGTTTTTCAGCCAAGTTAAAAGGAGATTTTATTCGTAATGTTTACATAAGTCTCGTACCTTTGTGCCGTAAATGAAATACTCACTTTAGTGATGGATAAATACACCTATATAGCAAATTCCGACGCCGCTTACATAGAGGAATTGTACAATTCCTATAAGCAAGATGCAGCTTCAGTAGACGAAGGCTGGCAAAAGTTTTTTGAAGGATTCGACTTCTCTCAAAAGTACCCTGTTAATGGTAACGGGCATGCAAATGGCGCTGCCAATGGTAAGGAAGTAGCCACACCCGGCAAGGTTGATCCATCTCGTATCCGCAAGGAAATGGAAGTGGTGCACCTGATTCGCGGGTTCAGATCGAGAGGTCACCTGCTTGCGACTACCAACCCGATCCAGAAGCGCAAGGATCGTCAGCCACAACTTGACATTGCAGACTTTAACCTCGGCCCGGAGGATCTTGATTCGGTTTTTGAAGCAGGTGTTGAAGTTTTCGGACGCCCTGCCACACTGCGTGAGATTGTAGATTCGCTCAAAACGATTTACACCAGGAACATTGGTTTTGAGTACCTATATATACGCGACAGAGAACAAAAAAGCTGGTTGCGTAAGAAAATCGAGAAGGAAGCCCTGAATATGACTTTCTCAGTTGACGAGAAAAAACATATTCTTTCCAAATTGAATGAGGCGGTTGTTTTCGAAAATTTCCTCCATACCAAATATTTAGGTCAGAAACGTTTCTCGCTGGAAGGTGGCGAAACAACTATTCCCGCGCTGGATGCCATGATTAACAAGGCGGCAGAAATGGGCGTAGTAGAAGTGATGATCGGTATGGCCCACAGAGGACGTTTGAACGTGCTGGCCAACGTCATGCAAAAAACTTACGGACAGATCTTTAACGAGTTTGAAGGTAATTTGCCAGACCAGGTTTGGGGTGATGGCGACGTGAAATACCACATGGGTTTCGCAAGCCAGATCACCACCAAGAACGGAGAAAAAGTACATTTGAAACTGGCTCCCAACCCGTCTCACCTGGAAGCGGTTAACCCGGTTGTCGAAGGTTATATCCGCGCACGTGCCGACGGTATGTATGATAGTGATTACGACCGCGTTCTGCCCGTTTTAATCCATGGTGATGCCGCAGTGGCAGGTCAGGGAATTGTGTACGAAGTAACACAGATGTCGGCCCTGAACGGTTACTATACAGGAGGTACCATTCATTTTGTAATTAATAACCAGGTAGGTTTCACGACAGACTTTATTGACGCAAGATCCAGTATCTATTGTACTGATATTGCGAAGATCGTTGATGCACCGGTACTGCACGTTAACGGAGATGATCCTGAGGCGGTT
The genomic region above belongs to Dyadobacter pollutisoli and contains:
- a CDS encoding PorP/SprF family type IX secretion system membrane protein produces the protein MNTHHTLVRIYFSAILLLSGLSGAFGQREVLYEQYVQNPMAINPGFTGVREDFNMTAMFRRKWFNIQNSPSSQTFAADGTFANGKFGVGFQALNDQTSYFTTTGFSASFAFHLGLSDQWKLGLGAQGGINVLPVSDLYNSTNRALGSFGLGAWLRSDKLYLGISKPELLSQKFGNQAINNFYRRPLYIMAGGSYNLSTDVMLLPHILAIQEKDHKIRVDFGSRFWFKEKVGIGASYRVGGGYNSFSANVDYLQISVEAQAGRNVRLGYFYSTRQVEQIYASYSGPKGIHELMLKFIPNPKGFQKY